Proteins encoded in a region of the Gemmatimonadaceae bacterium genome:
- a CDS encoding ATP-binding protein: MTEQAAGFDFVSIGGGLGGVRFESLIETIPLSIAIFDADLRLTSANSRYRELTGVDAPASTRVSIYDAFPNALADLTEQIDAAVRGVTGRAAERVPFHFRNGRRLIETTFTAIGEDAGGRSILFAGSDVSEREELRETLGRSVAQLESIFDVIPDSVRVVDIDGRTVRSNTQAIQDHAGAATPPTTLRELWQLDRPRTMEGTSLFMHEHPTARALRGERVRGETLSVRRGAEGASVIIEVNSNPLYDEQGKIRGAVTVERDVTAKTHLAKALEEEARRTAELFERVSTEAERLERMVQERTAELLALQEARARERRLAAVGQLAAGVMHDVNNALNPIMAASYLLETNADNPAAVRDYAVRIAKAAETGAATAARVGRFIRQEPMQSEREEAVDLSLVCDEVVAMTRPLWAERARGGTVKLQRDLGRGAIIRGLGGEIREALLNLVQNSLDAMPHGGTLGLRTSIDGNEARLEVSDSGMGMSAEVRERAFEPFFTTKGRAGTGLGLAEVYGIVKRHRGRAEIVSELGQGTTISLIFPAASSQATATSAGSAVEHRRRTPRRILLVEDHFDSREFMQALLESDGHHVDAAAGVVEALTRLEAPGASYEVLVTDIGLSDGSGWELIAAVRQRWPSIRIGVVTGWEPGGAGAGAEGDFILRKPVRTSELLAQVAAES, translated from the coding sequence GTGACCGAACAGGCGGCCGGCTTCGATTTTGTGAGCATCGGCGGAGGACTCGGCGGCGTGCGCTTCGAATCGTTGATCGAGACGATTCCGCTCTCGATCGCGATCTTCGACGCCGATCTCCGCCTGACCAGCGCGAATTCGCGCTATCGCGAGCTCACAGGCGTCGATGCGCCGGCGTCGACCCGTGTATCGATCTACGACGCCTTTCCCAACGCGCTGGCCGACCTCACCGAGCAAATCGACGCCGCGGTGCGCGGCGTCACCGGGCGGGCGGCGGAGCGCGTGCCGTTCCACTTCCGCAACGGACGCCGACTGATCGAGACGACGTTCACCGCCATCGGTGAGGACGCCGGCGGCCGGTCGATCCTGTTCGCCGGGTCGGACGTCAGCGAGCGCGAAGAGCTTCGCGAAACGCTCGGCCGAAGCGTCGCGCAGCTCGAGTCGATCTTCGACGTCATCCCCGACTCGGTGCGCGTCGTGGACATCGACGGACGCACGGTTCGCTCCAACACGCAGGCGATCCAGGATCACGCGGGAGCCGCCACCCCGCCGACGACGCTGCGCGAGCTTTGGCAGCTCGACCGTCCGCGTACGATGGAAGGCACGAGCCTGTTCATGCACGAGCACCCGACGGCGCGCGCACTGCGCGGCGAACGCGTGCGCGGCGAGACGCTTTCCGTGCGCCGCGGCGCGGAGGGGGCCTCGGTAATCATCGAGGTCAACTCGAATCCGCTATACGACGAGCAGGGAAAGATCCGCGGCGCCGTCACCGTGGAGCGCGACGTCACGGCGAAGACGCACCTCGCCAAAGCGCTCGAGGAAGAGGCCCGGCGCACCGCCGAACTGTTCGAGCGAGTCTCGACCGAAGCCGAGCGGCTCGAGAGGATGGTGCAGGAACGAACCGCCGAGCTGCTCGCGCTCCAGGAAGCGCGCGCCCGCGAACGGCGGCTCGCCGCCGTCGGCCAGTTGGCCGCAGGCGTGATGCACGACGTGAACAACGCGCTCAACCCGATCATGGCGGCGTCGTATCTGCTCGAAACGAACGCCGACAATCCGGCCGCGGTCCGCGACTACGCCGTGCGCATCGCCAAAGCGGCGGAGACCGGCGCCGCGACCGCGGCGCGCGTCGGCCGGTTTATTCGTCAGGAGCCGATGCAGTCGGAGCGGGAGGAAGCCGTCGATCTCTCGCTCGTCTGCGACGAGGTCGTGGCGATGACCCGGCCGCTCTGGGCGGAGCGCGCGCGCGGCGGCACGGTCAAGCTGCAACGCGACCTCGGACGCGGCGCGATCATCCGCGGATTGGGCGGTGAGATCCGCGAGGCGCTGCTCAACCTCGTGCAAAACTCGCTGGACGCGATGCCGCACGGGGGCACGCTCGGCTTGCGAACGTCGATAGACGGCAACGAGGCCCGCCTCGAGGTGAGCGACTCGGGAATGGGCATGTCCGCGGAGGTGCGCGAGCGCGCCTTCGAGCCGTTTTTCACGACGAAGGGGCGCGCGGGAACCGGACTGGGCCTTGCCGAGGTTTATGGAATTGTAAAGCGGCATCGCGGACGGGCGGAGATCGTGTCGGAACTCGGGCAGGGAACGACGATCAGCCTGATCTTTCCGGCCGCTTCATCGCAGGCGACGGCCACATCGGCGGGCTCGGCCGTTGAGCACCGCCGGCGAACACCGCGCCGCATCCTGCTCGTCGAGGACCACTTCGACAGCCGGGAGTTCATGCAGGCGCTGCTCGAGTCCGACGGTCACCACGTCGATGCGGCGGCTGGCGTCGTGGAAGCGCTGACGCGGCTCGAAGCGCCGGGAGCGAGTTACGAGGTGCTGGTGACGGACATCGGATTGTCGGACGGCAGCGGATGGGAGCTCATCGCCGCGGTCCGTCAACGGTGGCCGTCGATTCGTATTGGAGTCGTGACAGGTTGGGAACCCGGCGGCGCCGGTGCTGGCGCCGAGGGTGACTTCATTCTTCGCAAGCCCGTTAGAACATCCGAATTGCTTGCGCAGGTCGCCGCGGAGAGTTGA
- a CDS encoding ANTAR domain-containing protein → MTDAAPKIRLLVAEDDDNARSLLTDLLSTLGHTIVAEVSTGREAFERSKDVAPDVVLLDVHMPDGSGIEAAEAITQAIPGVAVVLFSGDHTLSLSDREVTSTAAIAFLPKPAPPKVLDSTIRLAATRAKELASARHDAESARQALENRKTIERAKGILMRRTGSSEQEAYRILQRTSQDRSVPMVEIARAVLASEPSLAETAKEKA, encoded by the coding sequence ATGACAGACGCCGCACCCAAGATTCGACTCCTCGTCGCGGAAGACGACGACAACGCACGTTCGCTTCTCACCGACCTGCTCAGCACACTCGGCCACACGATCGTTGCCGAAGTGTCGACGGGACGCGAGGCGTTCGAGCGCTCGAAGGACGTCGCGCCCGACGTCGTTTTGCTCGACGTGCACATGCCGGACGGGTCCGGCATCGAAGCCGCCGAAGCGATCACGCAAGCGATTCCCGGCGTGGCGGTCGTGCTGTTCAGCGGCGATCACACGCTGTCGCTCAGCGACCGCGAGGTGACGTCGACGGCGGCTATCGCGTTCCTGCCGAAGCCCGCGCCGCCGAAGGTGCTCGATTCGACGATCCGCCTCGCGGCGACGCGCGCCAAGGAGCTCGCGTCCGCGCGGCACGACGCCGAGTCGGCGCGTCAGGCGCTCGAGAACCGCAAGACGATCGAGCGCGCGAAAGGAATTCTCATGCGCCGCACCGGCTCGTCGGAGCAGGAAGCGTATCGCATCCTGCAGCGCACGAGCCAGGACCGGTCGGTCCCCATGGTCGAGATCGCGCGCGCGGTGCTGGCCAGTGAGCCGAGTCTGGCGGAGACGGCGAAAGAAAAAGCGTGA
- a CDS encoding MFS transporter — MATRNNDIGKLVVLMVTAFIDMVGTLMIIPLLPFYAKNFGANGLMVGLLVSSFAVAQLVSAPMWGRFSDRYGRRPALIVGMSASAIAYVIFAYSNTLWLLFLSRLVQGSGGGTVSVIQAYVADAVEPDQRAKALGWLSAATNAGVALGPVIGSRFVEIGPHAPGLAAAALCVLNSIFALRYLVESRDMVEARSSVHRRGRSRDAVMRVITHSSEAPSRLVWIYAIGIGAFQGLNAILALFLAARFGVTSHTIGYFYTYIGVISVVTRALILGWAVDKYGEARLSRVGQILLATGLAMLPFIHRMQDPAAFAARLGGILPVSAVAFLPFLPLALAVALLPLGTAFTFPCVTALLSRVIPSSERGLYMGVQQTFGGTARVLFPILAGFAFDRMQEAPFLISAALVAGTIFLGLGMEEITRPKHEPEPAAAA; from the coding sequence GTGGCGACTCGCAACAACGATATCGGAAAACTGGTAGTCCTGATGGTCACGGCGTTCATCGACATGGTCGGAACGCTGATGATCATCCCGCTCCTTCCATTCTACGCGAAGAATTTTGGAGCGAACGGACTGATGGTCGGCCTGCTCGTGTCGTCGTTCGCCGTCGCGCAGCTCGTGAGCGCGCCGATGTGGGGCCGATTCTCCGACCGTTACGGCAGGCGACCGGCGTTGATCGTCGGCATGTCGGCGTCGGCGATCGCCTACGTCATCTTCGCCTACTCGAACACGCTGTGGCTGCTCTTCTTGTCGCGCCTCGTCCAGGGGTCGGGCGGCGGGACGGTAAGCGTGATTCAGGCATACGTCGCCGACGCGGTCGAACCGGACCAGCGGGCCAAGGCCTTGGGCTGGCTCTCGGCGGCGACCAACGCGGGCGTCGCCCTCGGTCCCGTCATCGGCTCTCGCTTCGTGGAGATCGGCCCGCACGCGCCGGGGCTCGCGGCTGCGGCGCTTTGCGTTCTCAACAGCATTTTCGCATTGCGGTACCTCGTCGAGTCGCGCGACATGGTGGAAGCCCGCTCGAGTGTCCATAGGCGAGGAAGATCGCGGGATGCGGTGATGCGAGTCATCACGCATTCGAGCGAGGCGCCTTCGCGGCTGGTGTGGATTTACGCGATCGGCATCGGCGCGTTTCAGGGACTCAACGCGATTCTCGCGCTCTTCCTGGCGGCGCGCTTCGGTGTGACGTCGCACACAATCGGGTATTTCTACACGTACATCGGTGTCATCTCTGTCGTGACGCGAGCGTTGATCCTCGGTTGGGCGGTGGACAAGTACGGCGAAGCAAGACTGTCGCGAGTGGGACAGATATTGCTGGCCACCGGTCTGGCGATGTTGCCGTTCATTCACCGGATGCAGGATCCGGCGGCGTTCGCGGCGCGGTTGGGCGGAATTCTTCCGGTCTCGGCCGTAGCGTTTCTGCCGTTTCTGCCGCTCGCATTGGCGGTTGCGCTGCTGCCGCTTGGGACGGCGTTCACGTTCCCGTGCGTCACCGCGTTGCTCTCGCGCGTGATCCCGAGCAGCGAGCGGGGTTTGTACATGGGCGTGCAGCAAACGTTTGGCGGAACGGCGCGCGTTCTTTTCCCGATTCTGGCCGGATTCGCGTTCGACAGGATGCAGGAAGCGCCGTTTCTGATTTCGGCCGCGCTCGTGGCCGGCACGATTTTCCTTGGGTTGGGTATGGAGGAAATTACCCGCCCAAAGCACGAACCTGAGCCCGCGGCGGCGGCTTAG
- a CDS encoding ABC transporter permease — MILLAFLVQTLRIAIPYLFAASGGVISERAGLIGLGLEGYMLGGAFCGALASYYSGSPWIGLIGAGTGGAALALLYALTAIKYRADQVVVGIAVNLLVIGATRFFLRLAFHSSANSPRVPGFGSEQSGTGVLSLVANPLVWLGVIAVAGTAWLLYRTPFGLRVRAVGEHPAAAVTVGVPVTRVRYTAAALSGVLAALGGAYLALDQHQFSAEMTAGRGFIALAATIFGRWDPVRAALACLLFAAAETLQIQLQGSQAIPSQFVEMIPYALTIIALAGVVGRAVPPAALGRVAE; from the coding sequence GTGATTCTGCTCGCCTTCCTCGTCCAGACGCTGCGCATCGCGATTCCGTATTTGTTCGCGGCCAGCGGCGGCGTCATCTCCGAGCGCGCCGGTCTGATCGGACTCGGCCTCGAGGGCTACATGCTCGGCGGCGCCTTCTGCGGAGCGCTCGCCAGCTACTACAGCGGCAGTCCATGGATCGGACTCATTGGAGCGGGGACCGGGGGCGCCGCGTTGGCGCTGCTCTACGCCTTGACGGCGATCAAGTACCGCGCCGATCAGGTCGTCGTGGGCATCGCGGTGAACCTGCTCGTCATCGGCGCGACGCGATTCTTCCTGCGACTGGCGTTTCACAGCTCGGCGAACTCACCGCGCGTTCCGGGCTTTGGCAGCGAGCAGTCCGGTACGGGGGTGCTGTCGCTCGTCGCGAACCCGCTCGTGTGGCTCGGCGTGATCGCCGTCGCCGGAACGGCCTGGCTTCTCTATCGCACGCCCTTCGGACTGCGAGTGCGCGCGGTCGGCGAGCATCCGGCGGCCGCGGTGACCGTCGGCGTTCCGGTCACGCGTGTGCGCTATACCGCGGCGGCGCTGTCGGGCGTGCTGGCCGCGCTTGGAGGCGCGTACTTGGCGCTGGACCAGCATCAGTTCAGCGCCGAGATGACGGCGGGCCGCGGGTTCATCGCCCTCGCGGCGACGATATTCGGCCGTTGGGATCCGGTGCGGGCCGCGCTGGCCTGCCTGCTGTTCGCCGCGGCCGAAACGCTCCAGATCCAGCTTCAAGGATCGCAAGCCATCCCGTCGCAGTTCGTCGAGATGATCCCATACGCGCTCACCATCATCGCCCTGGCCGGCGTCGTGGGGCGAGCCGTTCCACCCGCGGCCCTGGGCCGCGTCGCGGAGTAG
- a CDS encoding ABC transporter permease, protein MTSLKGVGSWRTSVEEAVLPAVVALLVAAVVGDVLILTFGQNPGAVYRLLFEGTWGNAYGIGQVLYKTTTLTFTGLAVAMGLRAGLFNIGAESQLAAGGFAAALVGLILPAGLPALATLPVYILAAALGGGAVGALPGALKAKFGAHEVITTIMLNFIVLALLNYLTVSYLKIEGTLHTAEIHAGALPRLSDFIAAFHGSAANVVLFLAVATALVAWWFLFRTRVGFELRATGLQPLAAEYGAVKVTSVWWRAMALSGAIAGIGGLNFVLGYKHYYEESFASGAGFLGIAVAIVGRNNPIGVVLAALVFATISQGGLAVNAVVPKQIVDVLQAVVIIAVAASVPGVRAALRKARASTASSSVAAHTHSTEEATA, encoded by the coding sequence GTGACGTCGCTCAAAGGGGTGGGGTCGTGGCGGACGAGTGTCGAAGAGGCGGTCTTGCCCGCCGTCGTCGCGCTGCTCGTCGCCGCCGTCGTCGGTGACGTGCTGATCCTCACGTTCGGACAGAACCCCGGCGCCGTTTATCGGCTGTTGTTCGAAGGTACGTGGGGGAACGCGTACGGCATCGGGCAGGTGCTCTACAAGACGACGACGCTCACGTTCACCGGGCTCGCCGTCGCGATGGGCCTGCGCGCCGGACTGTTCAACATCGGCGCGGAAAGCCAACTCGCGGCGGGTGGATTCGCCGCGGCGTTGGTGGGGCTCATTCTGCCCGCCGGCCTTCCCGCCCTGGCGACGCTCCCCGTGTACATCTTGGCCGCGGCGCTCGGCGGCGGCGCGGTCGGCGCACTTCCCGGCGCGCTCAAAGCGAAGTTCGGCGCACACGAAGTGATCACGACGATCATGCTGAACTTCATCGTGCTCGCGCTGCTGAATTATCTGACGGTGTCGTATTTGAAGATCGAAGGCACGCTACATACCGCGGAGATTCACGCCGGCGCGCTGCCGCGGCTCTCGGACTTCATCGCGGCATTTCACGGGTCGGCGGCGAACGTCGTGCTTTTCCTCGCGGTCGCCACCGCGCTCGTCGCGTGGTGGTTTCTCTTCCGGACGCGCGTCGGGTTCGAGCTTCGCGCAACCGGCCTTCAACCGTTGGCGGCCGAATACGGCGCCGTGAAGGTGACGAGCGTCTGGTGGCGCGCGATGGCGTTGTCCGGCGCCATCGCCGGAATCGGCGGACTCAATTTCGTGCTCGGCTACAAACACTACTATGAGGAGTCGTTCGCGTCGGGCGCCGGCTTCCTCGGCATCGCGGTCGCGATCGTGGGACGTAACAATCCCATCGGCGTCGTGCTGGCCGCGCTCGTCTTCGCCACGATTTCGCAGGGCGGGCTCGCGGTGAACGCCGTCGTCCCGAAACAAATCGTCGACGTGCTGCAAGCGGTTGTGATCATCGCCGTCGCGGCATCTGTGCCCGGAGTTCGTGCGGCGCTGCGCAAGGCGCGCGCTTCGACGGCTTCTTCATCGGTCGCCGCCCACACCCATTCGACCGAGGAAGCGACGGCGTGA
- a CDS encoding ABC transporter ATP-binding protein, giving the protein MAEQTTQSAPLAIKLTDIHKYFGPVRANRGASLEVARGEIHALVGENGAGKSTLMRVLSGMYAPDGGRMEVNGRDVTDWSTADAIAAGLGMVHQHFMLVPTLTVAENMMLGRERTRGARLDLARAERETAELSAKTGLTVRPQAVVADLSVGEAQRVEILKTLYRGAKILVLDEPTAVLSPPEIDELWTVLRGMRARGETIVLITHKLDEVMAISDSITVMRHGRTVDQLRTGATNPAEIAKAMVGRDVRLAMEFVVGEQGGGPQDVVHRASRLPATPLLEIRDLTVEDARRLTAVHGVSFSVEPGEILGIAGVEGNGQTELIEAIAGLRDVRGGTIAVAGRDVTRASVKARGDAGLSHIPEDRHARGLVLDYSVAENLILGQQHRFTRGARLDQDAIRANAARQIAAFDIRPAEPARAVRALSGGNQQKVVIAREMHRAFQVLLAAQPTRGVDVGAIELIHERLREARGAGKAVLLVSADLAEILALSDRVAVMYGGRLAAILPRAEATVEILGRHMTGAAVKGAHAA; this is encoded by the coding sequence ATGGCGGAGCAGACGACGCAGTCCGCACCCCTCGCCATCAAGCTCACCGACATCCACAAGTACTTCGGTCCCGTGCGCGCAAACCGCGGGGCTTCGCTGGAGGTCGCGCGCGGCGAGATCCATGCGCTCGTCGGCGAGAACGGCGCGGGCAAGTCGACACTCATGCGCGTGCTGAGCGGCATGTATGCGCCGGACGGCGGCCGCATGGAAGTGAACGGCCGCGACGTCACGGACTGGTCCACCGCCGACGCGATCGCCGCGGGGCTCGGCATGGTGCACCAGCACTTCATGCTCGTCCCGACCCTCACCGTCGCCGAGAACATGATGCTCGGCCGAGAGCGGACGCGCGGCGCGAGACTCGACCTCGCGCGCGCGGAGCGGGAGACCGCGGAACTGAGCGCGAAGACGGGCCTCACCGTGCGGCCGCAAGCCGTCGTGGCCGATCTATCCGTGGGCGAAGCGCAGCGCGTCGAGATTCTCAAGACGCTCTATCGAGGCGCCAAGATCCTCGTGCTCGACGAACCGACCGCTGTGCTCTCGCCGCCGGAGATCGACGAGTTGTGGACGGTGCTGCGCGGGATGCGCGCGCGCGGCGAGACGATCGTTCTCATCACGCACAAGCTCGACGAAGTGATGGCGATCTCCGACTCGATCACCGTGATGCGTCATGGCCGCACGGTCGATCAGCTGCGCACCGGCGCGACGAATCCCGCCGAGATCGCGAAAGCGATGGTCGGGCGCGACGTGCGGCTCGCCATGGAATTCGTCGTCGGCGAACAGGGTGGCGGTCCGCAAGACGTCGTCCATCGCGCGTCGCGGCTGCCGGCGACTCCACTCCTCGAGATCCGCGATCTCACGGTCGAGGACGCACGCCGCCTCACCGCGGTTCACGGTGTGAGCTTTTCGGTCGAGCCGGGGGAAATCCTCGGCATCGCCGGAGTCGAAGGAAACGGACAAACGGAGCTGATCGAGGCGATCGCCGGCCTGCGCGACGTGCGCGGCGGAACGATCGCCGTCGCCGGACGCGACGTCACGCGGGCGTCGGTGAAAGCGCGCGGCGACGCCGGTCTCTCACACATTCCGGAAGACCGCCACGCGCGCGGGCTCGTTCTCGACTACAGCGTCGCCGAGAATCTCATTCTCGGCCAACAACACCGGTTCACGCGCGGCGCGCGTCTGGATCAGGACGCGATCCGCGCGAACGCCGCGCGGCAAATCGCGGCCTTCGACATCCGCCCCGCCGAGCCGGCGCGCGCGGTTCGCGCGCTCTCGGGCGGAAACCAACAGAAGGTCGTCATCGCGCGCGAGATGCATCGCGCATTTCAGGTGCTGCTCGCCGCACAACCGACGCGCGGCGTCGACGTCGGCGCGATCGAGTTGATTCACGAACGCTTGCGCGAGGCGCGCGGGGCCGGCAAAGCGGTCCTGCTCGTGTCCGCCGACCTCGCCGAGATTCTCGCGCTCTCCGATCGCGTCGCGGTGATGTACGGCGGCCGTTTGGCGGCGATTCTGCCGCGCGCCGAAGCAACCGTCGAAATTCTCGGCCGGCACATGACCGGCGCCGCGGTGAAAGGAGCCCACGCCGCGTGA
- a CDS encoding BMP family ABC transporter substrate-binding protein, translating into MRKLMILVGALLGAHVVLLFVRPAVAGRLPSNDAVKVGIVLDVGGLGDKSFNDGAYRGAQLAEQKLGATIRLVEPGEATDREAGLRVLAAEHMDLVIGVGFIFTDDITQLAKEYPNVHFADVDYALSNDNRGRIIPPPPNVAALKFKEEEGSFLVGAIAAMVGNSKKVGFVGGMDVPLIQKFEAGYKAGVKSVCADCEVIVQYAGVTPEAFRNPGKGKELALNQYQQGVNVIYHASGSTGLGVFEAARQTGKYAIGVDADQYSEAPGRIVTSMVKGIDVAVFDMINRVKQGTFKGGVYTYGLPENGVGYVYDDHNRALIPDSVRAKVERLKGEIIAGRIVVPSTR; encoded by the coding sequence ATGCGAAAGCTGATGATTCTCGTGGGCGCGCTGCTCGGTGCCCACGTGGTGCTGCTATTCGTGCGCCCCGCTGTCGCGGGCCGCCTCCCGTCCAACGACGCCGTCAAGGTCGGCATCGTGCTCGACGTCGGCGGGTTGGGCGACAAGTCGTTCAACGACGGCGCGTACCGCGGGGCGCAACTCGCCGAACAAAAGCTCGGCGCGACCATTCGCCTCGTCGAGCCGGGCGAAGCGACCGACCGCGAAGCCGGCCTCCGCGTGCTCGCGGCGGAGCACATGGACCTCGTGATCGGCGTCGGGTTCATCTTCACCGACGACATCACGCAGCTGGCCAAGGAATACCCGAACGTCCATTTCGCCGACGTCGACTACGCGCTCTCGAACGACAACCGCGGTCGGATCATTCCACCGCCGCCCAACGTCGCCGCGCTCAAATTCAAGGAAGAGGAGGGCTCTTTTCTCGTCGGCGCGATCGCGGCGATGGTCGGCAACTCGAAGAAGGTCGGCTTCGTCGGCGGCATGGACGTTCCGCTCATCCAGAAATTCGAGGCGGGCTACAAGGCGGGCGTCAAGAGCGTGTGCGCGGACTGCGAGGTCATCGTCCAGTACGCCGGCGTAACACCGGAAGCCTTCCGCAATCCGGGAAAAGGCAAAGAACTCGCGCTCAACCAGTATCAGCAAGGTGTCAACGTCATCTACCACGCGTCCGGATCGACCGGTTTGGGCGTGTTCGAGGCGGCGCGGCAGACTGGAAAGTACGCGATTGGCGTGGACGCGGATCAGTACAGCGAAGCGCCGGGGCGGATCGTTACCTCCATGGTCAAAGGCATCGACGTGGCGGTCTTCGACATGATCAATCGCGTCAAGCAAGGGACGTTCAAGGGCGGCGTGTACACGTACGGGCTCCCCGAGAACGGCGTGGGCTACGTGTACGACGACCACAATCGCGCGCTCATCCCCGACAGCGTGCGCGCGAAGGTCGAACGGCTCAAGGGCGAGATCATCGCCGGGCGCATCGTCGTGCCGAGCACGAGATGA
- a CDS encoding L-aspartate oxidase: protein MTERIRTRFLVIGSGVAGLHTAWRASERGDVVLVTKQSLFDSATAYAQGGIAAALGAGDSPALHRQDTLAAGAALCDAAAVEVLVEEGPARVRELQTAGAHFDLDPRGRLSLGREAAHSKNRIVHAHGDQTGAEVARTLIARVRATKQIRVLEKTRVLELIMWRGACVGVRASVKGRATDIIADATVLATGGCGQVYRYTTNPVVATGDGYAIAHRAGVTLADMEFVQFHPTALATPENPLALISEAVRGEGAVLVNARGQRFMRGVHPLAELAPRDVVARAIFREQRHGEVSLDARKLGARFAKRFPGIFALCAARGIDPRKDLIPVTPAAHYMMGGIVTDLRGQSSAKRLYAVGEVARTGVHGANRLASNSLLEGLVFAERVARDLSENPRLTTLPPKKTWNVPRLTDRGAAQVGADSIRMVMWYFAGIVRTARGLREAIDRLDEIGARLPVGATEEANMLQTAHLVAEAAIRRRESRGGHYRVDYPRAKTSWRGRHIEL from the coding sequence ATGACCGAACGAATCCGCACTCGTTTTCTCGTCATCGGCAGCGGCGTTGCGGGGTTGCACACCGCGTGGCGCGCGTCCGAGCGTGGGGACGTCGTGTTGGTGACGAAGCAGTCGCTCTTCGACAGCGCGACCGCCTATGCGCAGGGCGGCATCGCCGCGGCGCTGGGCGCCGGGGACTCGCCGGCGCTGCACCGCCAGGACACGCTTGCGGCCGGCGCGGCGCTCTGCGACGCGGCGGCGGTCGAGGTGCTCGTGGAGGAAGGGCCGGCGCGCGTGCGCGAGCTACAAACGGCCGGCGCGCACTTCGACCTCGACCCGCGCGGGCGGCTCTCGCTGGGACGAGAGGCCGCGCACTCGAAGAACCGCATCGTCCATGCGCACGGCGACCAGACCGGCGCCGAAGTCGCGCGCACGCTCATCGCGCGTGTGCGCGCCACGAAGCAAATCCGCGTCCTCGAGAAGACGCGTGTGTTGGAGCTGATCATGTGGCGCGGCGCGTGCGTCGGCGTGCGCGCGAGCGTGAAGGGCAGAGCGACCGACATCATCGCCGACGCGACGGTGCTCGCGACGGGCGGCTGCGGCCAGGTGTACCGCTACACGACGAATCCGGTGGTCGCCACCGGCGACGGCTACGCGATCGCGCACCGCGCCGGCGTCACGCTCGCCGATATGGAGTTCGTGCAGTTCCATCCTACCGCACTCGCCACGCCGGAGAACCCATTGGCTCTCATCTCGGAAGCGGTGCGCGGCGAAGGCGCGGTGCTGGTCAACGCGCGCGGGCAGCGCTTCATGCGAGGCGTGCATCCGCTCGCCGAGCTCGCGCCGCGCGATGTCGTCGCCCGCGCGATCTTCCGCGAGCAGCGGCACGGCGAGGTGTCGCTCGATGCTCGCAAGCTCGGCGCGCGTTTCGCCAAGCGGTTCCCCGGAATCTTCGCCCTCTGTGCCGCTCGCGGCATCGATCCGCGAAAAGATCTCATCCCCGTCACGCCGGCCGCCCACTACATGATGGGCGGTATCGTCACGGATCTGCGCGGGCAGTCGAGCGCGAAGCGCCTGTACGCTGTCGGCGAAGTCGCGCGCACCGGAGTGCACGGCGCGAATCGCCTGGCGTCGAACTCGCTGCTCGAGGGTCTCGTGTTCGCCGAACGGGTCGCGCGCGATCTCTCCGAGAATCCGCGCCTCACGACGCTGCCGCCGAAAAAGACGTGGAACGTACCGCGACTCACCGACCGCGGCGCCGCGCAGGTCGGCGCCGACTCGATTCGCATGGTGATGTGGTACTTCGCCGGCATCGTGCGCACGGCGCGAGGCCTGCGCGAAGCGATCGACCGTCTCGACGAAATCGGCGCGCGTTTGCCGGTCGGTGCGACCGAGGAGGCAAACATGTTGCAAACAGCGCATCTCGTCGCCGAGGCGGCGATCCGACGCCGAGAGTCGCGCGGCGGGCACTACCGTGTCGACTATCCGCGCGCAAAGACGAGCTGGCGAGGACGCCACATCGAGTTGTAG